CCGGTTTCCAGGGGATCCCGGCGAGGTAATCAAGAAATTATTGTAGTTCTCTGTGCTTGTCCAGTTGGACCCGGCCAGGTTGCGCCCCGGCTGGTCACACCCTGTACAGTTCCGCGTCGAACAGCGGTGGAATGGTGCCGGGCGGGTTTGAGGGGGCCGACGGCGACTGGGGGGACTGGCCTCGGTCTCAGAAGAGGCCATCTCACCGCCGACCCCGTGTAACCCCGGGTTTCACTTCATCCCGGGAAAACCAAACAGGACCTTCAAGATGAATTTTCCTCCATCTCAAAGGTCCTGCCTAGTCCCCCTGTGCAGCGGCTGCACCTGCCTGCCTAAGCGCTCCCGCCTGGTAAGCCGCCGTCGTCGGGCTCCCCGTTGCCGGCCCGGTGCTGCACCTTCTCGCGGACCCTGTCGCGGTGCCGCTCGCCTGGCCGGAGTTCGTTCTGTTCATTCCCCGCAGGCTGCCCGTCGGGGTTATCGCCGGAATCGTGCTGCCCGTTCTCCGAGGCATACTGCTCCCGCAGTTCACGGCCGTGCTTGATGTCCTCTTCGATCTGCTTCTGCAGCTTCTCGCTTTTCTTGGTGTCCCTCGGCGGCAGCTGGATGGTTTCCTCTGCCTTGATACCGGCCTGGAGTTCGCGGCCGCGCTCCACCTCAGCGTCGAACTCAGCGCCGAAAAGAAGGGACATGTTCAGGATCCACAGCCACAGCAGCATGATGATCACACTGCCCAGTGCACCGTAGGTCTTGTTGTAGTTGCCGAAGTTGCCGACGTAGAAGCCGAAGCCCAGTGAAGCGATCAGGAAGACAAACAGGGCAATGCCGGACCCCATGCTCATCCACCGGAATTTGGGCTGCTTGACGTTGGGGGTGGCGTAGTACAGCACGGCAATGATGGCGATGATCAGCGCGATCATGACCGGCCACTTGGCAATGTTCCAGACCATGAGGAAGGGCCCGCTGAGGCCGATCAGCCCGCCCACTGCCTCCGAAACCGGGCCGCTGAGGACCAGCATGCCGGCCAGCAGCGCCACGATGACCACGGCCAGGAGCGTGACGCCAAGCATGGTGCCGCGGAGTTTTACGAACGCGCGCCCCTCGTCCACTTCGTAAATGCGGTTCATGGCCCGCCCGAAGGCTCCGACATATCCGGACGCCGACCACAGCGCGGTGACAATGCCGATCACCAGGGTGAACCCGGCCGCCGGGGCGCTGGTCAGTTCCGACACCGGACCGCTGATGGTGTTGACCGTCTCCGCCGGGGCGAAGCCGCGCACGATTTCCAGCAAGGCGTTGGTGGTCTTCTGCGGATCCCCAAAGAGGCCAAGGAGCGAAACCAGTGCCAGCAGTGCCGGGAACAGCGAGAGAACGGCGTAATACGTCAGGGCCGCTGCCAGATCGGGGCACTGGTCCTTGGTGAACTCCCGGAGCGTCTTTTTGGTGATGTATTTCCAGGAAGGTTTATCCAGGTCCCTCGGGCTGGCAGGTTTCCTTGAATCGTTTGGATCCGGAGCCTGCCCCGCCTTGGCGGTGCTGGTCTCGGAATCGTCGTGAGTGGCCATGGGGAAGTCCTCTCAATCAGGGGGCCAAGCGGACAGGCCGGCCCGCGGATGGCGGTGCCGGCCTGCCGATCAAACTGTTGCCTTACGGTGCCGCTGTGGGCTGATCAGGTGTTTTGGATGTTGTCTTTGGCGTCTGTGGCGCGGTCTTTGACGTCGGAGGCTGCGTATTGGCCTTCGGTTTTGACGTTTTGGGCGGCGTCGGTGGCGGTGGCCTTGACGTTTTCCATGGCTTCCTGGGCGGGTTCCTTGAGGTCCTGGGCCATGGTCTTGGCGGCTTCGGTGACCTGGGTTGCCAGGGGCTGGGCTGCGGTTTTGAGTTGGTCCGCGGCTTCGCGTTCTTTGTCGCTGGCCGGGATCAGGGAGGAGATCAGCATGCCGGCGCCGAACGCGATGAGCCCGGCGGCCAGGGGGTTGCCGGCGGTTTTGGCTTTGACCTGGTCCGGGGCGTGGGAGACGGCCTGGCCGGCGTCGGAGAGTTTCGCGGAGACGGTGTCCGAGGCCTGGTGCAGGCTGTCGCCGCGGTGTTCATGGCGTTGGTGGTGTGCCCGGCGCCGGTGGCGGTGGTGTCGTGGACTTTGGTGGTGGCGGTGTCTGCTGCTCCCATGATTTTCTCCTTCACCCCGGTCACGGCGTCGCGGACCTTGTCTGTTTGGCGGTGGACGATGTTGGACGGGGTGACTTTGTCGGCCACGGCGTCCACGTTGGTGCCCAGGCGTGCCCGGGTGGCTTCTATGTCTGCGCGGATGACGTCAGGGTTGTCGCTCATCGGTTTACCTCACGTGGTTTTAGGGTTGGGGGAATTTCTGAGAGGGTTTCCCCGGTTTGGGGCAGGCCCTTGATCTGCTTGAGTTCCTTGCGGCCGATGGAGGCCAGGACGGCGGCGATGATGGCCCAGATCACGGCGACGATCAGCGCGGACCAGCCCAGGGGCATGATGGCGCCCAGGGCCCACATCAGGGCCAGGGAGAGGAAGAGCAGGACGAAGTGTCCGCCGATCCCGGCGCCGCGAGCATCTTGGCGCCTTTGCCTGCGCGGGAGGTGGATTGTTTGAGTTCGGCTTTGGCCAGTTCCACTTCCTGGCGCATCAGGGTGGACAGGTCACGGGTTACGTCCCCGAGCAGGTCACCGAGTGAGGCGTTGTCCGCTTTCACATGCGCCGCGCTGGGCGGCGGCTCCGGAATCTGACTACTCATCACAGCCCACCCGTCTGGCCGCCCCGGGTGCGGTCCTGGGTGAGGGGGTCGTTTGCCGTGGGATCGTCGGCGAGGGCGCGGTCACGGAGCGGGTCGTCCGAGAGTTGGTTTCCTGACCAGGGCTCTTCCACGAGCTGAGGGCTGTCCAGGCCGCTGGCCGGACCTGCCGCCTCCGGATAGCTGCTGCCCGGTGCGCCGCCGTCGTATCCGGCCGTTGTGGTGGCCGGGGCGGGCAGCTGGACCGGCGGGGGCGGAACCGTCCCGCCCGCAACGGGGTATGACTGGTTGTACTGGTCGCCGTAGGCGGCGCCGGAGTACTGGCCGGACAGGCCCGCTGCACCGGTGCCGGCAGTGGATGTTTCGGGAGGACCTGCGGTGAGGCCGCGGGTGAGGCGTCCGGCGAGGACGCCGGCGCCGGCGGCGAGGAGCAGGAAGGTTCCGGGCCGGTTGCGGGCGAACCGCTGGACCTCGTTCAGGAGGTCACCCGGCTCCCGGTTTTCCAGCCAGGTGGCCATCGAGGAAGTGCGCTCTGCCGCCTGGCGGACCAGGTCGCCGGCCATGCCCTGCTGGTCCGGGGCGCTGGCCATGCTGTGCAGCTGGGTGGAGATGTTGCGGATGCCTTCCGCGGCCTTCTGCTGCTGGGTGCCTGCCTGGCTGGTGAGGCCGGACTTTGCCTGGTGCAGCAGGTCCTGCGCATTGGCCTTCGCCTCATGCGCCACGTTCGCGGCTTCTTCCTTCGCCGTCTGGGCCACATTCTGCGCCGACCCCGCTGCGGTACGGGCAACATCGGCTGCTTCTTCCTTGGCTGCATCCTTGCGGGACGTGCCATAGGTGTCACCAGCCTGGCTGGCGCCGCCAAGGGGAGCGGCGGTTGACGGGAAGGTGGCGGGCTCCCGCTCGCCAGGGATTCCTGTATTGGTAAGCGGAGCCGTGTAGGCGGGATCCTCGGGCCATTGGTTCTCTGTCATCTTCGCTCTCTTTCCAAGAAGGCCGGTTGTTGATCAAGAACCAGCAATACTGGCCGTAAAATGATAAGCATGATTACTAATGAAAGGTAAGTACCCTTGCTAAGCGAGTTATAACCGTTCCAAAAATGTCAGCCGGAATGGCGAGGGCCTGCCCGGTCACAACGAAGTGGAAAGTGGTGGGAAACGTGGATACAGCTCCATGGGTATGGGTGGTAGTTGCCGTTGTTGTGGTGGTACTGATCGTGCTGCTGCTCCTGGCCGGAGGAAGGCGCCGGAAAGCCATGCAGGAGAAGCGGGACCAGGAGCACCGGGAGAAGGCCGCCGAGATCCGGCGTGAAGCCGAGAATATGGAAATTGATGCCCGCGAGCGGGAGGCCAAGGCCATCCGGGCGCGAGCCGACGCCGAGCAGGCACAGGTTGACGCTGCGCGGCTGCGCCAGGAAGCAGAAAAGCGCAGCCAGGAAGCCCAGTCCCTGCGGGGCGACGTTGCCAGCCGCGCGCGGAAGGCGGACGAGCTCGATCCCGACGTGGGAACCGATGGCAGGCGGCAGGAACGCCCCGTAGTGCACGATGCCCGGGACGAGCGCCGCGACGGGTACGACGCCCAGCGCATTCAGGACGGCGAGGTCAGCCGTGATGGAAGGGGCCCGGCCCACGCAGGTCCAGCCCGGGATATGGGCGCGGGCATGGGCAGGGATGCAGGGTATGCCGGCGGTGGACACGCGGACACCGGCCACGGCGGCCACTACGACACTCCTGACGCCGGCAGCGGCCTTGCCGGGCCCCATGACGCTCCTGCCGCCAATTCCGAAACCGGAATCCCTGAGGCAGGGCGGAGGCGCCAGGCCGGCGCCAGCGATACTGCCGCCGGGCATGGCGTGCGGGACGGGCGCGGCGATGACGAGCCGCGAACCGGAATCTGAACGCACGGGCATCTGAAAATGCCGGACGCCGCCCCTTCTGGCGGCGGCGTCCAGCGCTTCCCCTAGGGGCGGCGCGGCTTCAGGACGGGGGAAGGACTGGCTCCTTCCCCCGTTCCCATGCCGGCAAGCACTTCCTTGACGGCATCGATCGATGACACTTTGGGTTCCCAAGCCAAAATGCGTTCCGCGCGGCTGGTGTCCATGATGGGGGCGCCGGTTGCCATCTCTACCCATCCCGAATCGGTGGGCTGCACCCGCGCGCGCCATGTCAGGTCCACGACTGCGTGGAGCAGTCGCATGGGGATGGGGAGGATTCTCCTGGCACCGAGGATGCGTCCCAGTTCCTGCGGCGTGAGGACCGGCTCGGCGGCGATGTTGAAGGCTCCACTGGCACGCTGGTCCACCACCCGCCAATAGGCCTCCGCGACATCGTCCGCATGGACTGCCTGGAAGACCAGGTTGTCCGGGGCCGGCAGTATCGGCAGCCATGGTTGGGGCGGTACCAGCCGGGACAGGACGCGGCCCACGAAGTACCTGCCGATTTCAGCCCCTGCTTGTTTTTGGAAGATGAGCGCCGGCCGCAGACGCGCGACGGCGATGCCCGGGTTTTCGGCCATGAAGCCGTCCAGGAGCTTTTCCTGCTCGGCCTTGTGCCGGCTGTAGTGCGAACCGGCCATTCCTTCTGCTTACCATGACTCGTCCCTGCGCTGGTCCTTGCCGGACTTGCTGTAGGCGCCCACTGAAGAGGCGCAAACAACCTGTTTGACTCCCGCTTGGGCGGCGGCCTCCAGGACGTTCCCTGTTCCCGTGACGTTGGTCCGGTGCAGCAGGTCCAGATCGCGGTTCGGCTGGATCTGCCACGCCAGGTGGACCACTGCGTCAACCCCGGCGAGCGCCTCTTTCAGCAGTGGCTTGTCCCGCTCCAGGCCCACATCCAGGGTGTGCCACTGCATGCCGGCGTAGGGTTCCCGGGACGTATCGGGAAGCCTGCGGCTGATTCCCACCAGCTCCAGGCTTCCGGGCTTTCTCTTGAGCTGGCCCTGCAGATTGCGCAGCAGCGCTGTTCCCGCATTTCCGCTGGCTCCGGTGATGGCAATGCGCATGACGAGACTCCTTGGCGGGTTGGTCCGGTTGCCGTTTACATTCCGAGCTTATAGCGGAGAAGGATTGTTTTATAAGCAAGCTTATGATTTCCTACTTCTAAGTCTTGCCGCAGGCTTTCGGAACCAGACCGAGGGAAACCACACTCATGCCCGAATCCTTTGCCGCACTAGCCGTGGACGCTGCGCCCGTCCACCATCCACAGCCGGTATCCGTATCCCCGCAAACCCCTCCCGCCGCCTCAGGGCGGCTTCGGGAGACGTTCGAAAACGACCTGGTCCTAAGGTACCTGGACCTCGCAGAAGCTCTCGCTGCGCGCTTTGAAGCCCGTGGCAGGGAGAGGGCTGACCTGAACCAGGTGGCCTATTTGGGGCTTGTGAAGGCAGCGCGTGGTTTCGACCAGGCCAAAGGGGAGAGTTTCCCCGCCTACGCCGCGCCCACCATCACCGGCGAACTCAAGAGGTACCTTCGGGACCGGACGTGGGTTGTCCGTCCGCCGCGCCATATCCAGGACCTGAGGACCCGCCTGTTCCGGGCGGAACCGGAGTTGACCCAATCGCTGGGCCGCAACCCCAGCGTTGAGGAACTGGCCGTCGAGCTCGGCAGTGACCCGGCAGAGGTTCAGGAAGCCATCTCGGCGTCCAGCAGCATGCACCCGGATTCCCTCGACGCCGTGAACCCAAACTCGGATGCACCTTCCATTGGCGAGGTGCTGGCGTGCCCGGACACTCCCCTGGAACGGCTTGAAGAACTTGCCTGCCTCCGGGAGGCAATGCAGGACCTGGATGATTCCGACCGCGAGCTTCTGTACCGGCGCTACTTCTGCGAGGAAACCCAGGTGCAGTTGGGAAAGCGGTTGGGAATGTCCCAGATGCAGGTCTCCCGCCGCCTGGCCAAAGTGCTGGTGGAGCTGCAGCGCAGGCTGGAGGAAAGCGCGCAGTTCGGGAGCCCGGAGGGAGAAGCCGACAACGGAACGCCAGGACGCGCTGTGCGGCCAGGCCACGCGGCCGGCCCCGTCGCACCGTTCCACCGGACCGGAAGGGCTGGGCATCCCGGCACTGGCGGCGCTCGGATGGACCGGCGCCACGGCGGTACCGGGACCAGGTAGCAGTCCTGCTGCCCGGCACCGCATCGACCCATATCTTGCCTGTTCAACCGGGTCTTTGTGCGCCGCTGCCGCAAACGGAAAGCCCGCGGCCTTGTTTAGGAGCAACAGCAGGAGGGAACAGGTTGGTTATGGGAA
This region of Arthrobacter sp. DNA4 genomic DNA includes:
- a CDS encoding YihY/virulence factor BrkB family protein, which produces MATHDDSETSTAKAGQAPDPNDSRKPASPRDLDKPSWKYITKKTLREFTKDQCPDLAAALTYYAVLSLFPALLALVSLLGLFGDPQKTTNALLEIVRGFAPAETVNTISGPVSELTSAPAAGFTLVIGIVTALWSASGYVGAFGRAMNRIYEVDEGRAFVKLRGTMLGVTLLAVVIVALLAGMLVLSGPVSEAVGGLIGLSGPFLMVWNIAKWPVMIALIIAIIAVLYYATPNVKQPKFRWMSMGSGIALFVFLIASLGFGFYVGNFGNYNKTYGALGSVIIMLLWLWILNMSLLFGAEFDAEVERGRELQAGIKAEETIQLPPRDTKKSEKLQKQIEEDIKHGRELREQYASENGQHDSGDNPDGQPAGNEQNELRPGERHRDRVREKVQHRAGNGEPDDGGLPGGSA
- the ccmD gene encoding heme exporter protein CcmD; protein product: MDTAPWVWVVVAVVVVVLIVLLLLAGGRRRKAMQEKRDQEHREKAAEIRREAENMEIDAREREAKAIRARADAEQAQVDAARLRQEAEKRSQEAQSLRGDVASRARKADELDPDVGTDGRRQERPVVHDARDERRDGYDAQRIQDGEVSRDGRGPAHAGPARDMGAGMGRDAGYAGGGHADTGHGGHYDTPDAGSGLAGPHDAPAANSETGIPEAGRRRQAGASDTAAGHGVRDGRGDDEPRTGI
- a CDS encoding sigma-70 family RNA polymerase sigma factor, whose protein sequence is MPESFAALAVDAAPVHHPQPVSVSPQTPPAASGRLRETFENDLVLRYLDLAEALAARFEARGRERADLNQVAYLGLVKAARGFDQAKGESFPAYAAPTITGELKRYLRDRTWVVRPPRHIQDLRTRLFRAEPELTQSLGRNPSVEELAVELGSDPAEVQEAISASSSMHPDSLDAVNPNSDAPSIGEVLACPDTPLERLEELACLREAMQDLDDSDRELLYRRYFCEETQVQLGKRLGMSQMQVSRRLAKVLVELQRRLEESAQFGSPEGEADNGTPGRAVRPGHAAGPVAPFHRTGRAGHPGTGGARMDRRHGGTGTR